A stretch of Microbacterium sp. 4R-513 DNA encodes these proteins:
- a CDS encoding alpha/beta hydrolase, whose translation MTTGSSTAPNFEHRRRMHPRRPQTTLAERWTLVDGIDVFYRESVNPPDAPVMMHVHGFGLSGRYLLPTAEKLADEFHTLVPDLPGFGRSGKAPDQLDVPDLARAAARFLDDRGIEKVTLVGNSMGCPVICEFAYHYPERLERAVLVSPAGGVHNQPLRRAVAQLAKDGGREPRKMVGVATPDYLRFGVPSTFKMFRALTQYPSLERLLSMHVPTLVVLGDRDPLLPKAARIQEIASLTDNHVLVVSMESAAHAINFSHPDELAHVIRLFMEDKPIRDHAEGNKHTRIVEVHRGTLHPEPKPE comes from the coding sequence ATGACGACAGGATCGAGCACAGCGCCGAACTTCGAGCACCGGCGGCGGATGCATCCCCGCCGTCCGCAGACGACGCTCGCCGAGCGCTGGACGCTCGTCGACGGGATCGACGTCTTCTACCGCGAGTCCGTGAACCCGCCCGACGCGCCTGTCATGATGCACGTCCACGGCTTCGGACTCTCGGGGCGATACCTCCTCCCGACGGCCGAGAAGCTCGCGGACGAGTTCCACACCCTCGTGCCCGATCTGCCGGGGTTCGGCCGCAGCGGCAAGGCGCCGGACCAGCTGGACGTCCCCGATCTCGCCCGCGCCGCGGCGCGCTTCCTCGACGACCGGGGCATCGAGAAGGTGACCCTGGTCGGCAACTCGATGGGGTGCCCCGTCATCTGCGAGTTCGCCTATCACTACCCCGAGCGGCTGGAGCGGGCCGTGCTGGTCTCGCCGGCCGGCGGTGTCCACAATCAGCCCCTCCGCCGCGCCGTCGCGCAGCTCGCGAAGGACGGCGGCCGCGAGCCCCGGAAGATGGTCGGCGTCGCGACGCCCGACTACCTGCGCTTCGGCGTGCCGAGCACCTTCAAGATGTTCCGGGCGCTCACCCAGTACCCCTCGCTCGAGCGCCTCCTGAGCATGCACGTGCCCACGCTGGTCGTTCTCGGCGACCGCGATCCCCTCCTCCCGAAGGCGGCGCGGATCCAGGAGATCGCGTCGCTGACCGACAACCACGTGCTGGTCGTCTCGATGGAGTCGGCCGCCCACGCGATCAACTTCAGCCACCCCGACGAGCTGGCGCACGTGATCCGCCTCTTCATGGAGGACAAGCCCATCCGCGACCACGCAGAAGGCAACAAGCACACCCGGATCGTCGAGGTCCACCGGGGGACGCTGCATCCCGAGCCGAAGCCCGAGTGA
- the tig gene encoding trigger factor, with product MVNSTVEKLSPTRVKLHITVSPDELKPSIKHAYEHIAQDVQIPGFRKGKVPAPIIDQRIGRTAVLEHAVSEGLDTFYREAVQAQELRVLGRPSAEVTEWPNEKDFSGDLEVEVEVDVRPEFDLPDFEGTTITVDAAEVDEAAIDEELDRLRGRFGTLVTVDRPATTGDFVELDLVATIDGDEIDRAEGVSYEVGSGELLEGIDEAIDSLTAGEDTTFRSKLVGGDHAGEEAEVSVTVNAVKERELPEADDDFAQIASEFDTIAELRDSLKERVGQQSVFTQGSAARDKLVEQLLEQVEIPVPAQLVEDEVHNHLEGEGRLEDDVHRAEVTEASEKQFRTQMLLDAIAEKFEVQVSQDELTQYLVQSAAQYGMAPQDFVDALQQNNQLPAIVGEVARNKALAVALGKVSVVDSNGAPVDLTGFVAVDDETAAEDEVVEEAEELVDAAAEADEIIAAEEAEEKPAKKTAKKK from the coding sequence ATGGTCAACAGCACCGTCGAGAAGCTCAGCCCCACACGGGTCAAGCTGCACATCACGGTCAGCCCCGACGAGCTGAAGCCGAGCATCAAGCACGCCTACGAGCACATCGCTCAGGACGTCCAGATCCCCGGCTTCCGCAAGGGCAAGGTCCCGGCGCCCATCATCGATCAGCGCATCGGTCGCACCGCCGTGCTCGAGCACGCCGTGAGCGAGGGCCTCGACACGTTCTACCGCGAGGCCGTCCAGGCCCAGGAGCTGCGCGTGCTCGGCCGTCCGAGCGCCGAGGTCACCGAGTGGCCGAACGAGAAGGACTTCTCGGGCGACCTCGAGGTCGAGGTCGAGGTGGACGTCCGCCCCGAATTCGACCTCCCCGACTTCGAGGGCACCACGATCACGGTCGACGCGGCCGAGGTCGACGAGGCCGCCATCGACGAGGAGCTCGACCGCCTCCGCGGCCGCTTCGGCACGCTCGTCACGGTCGACCGCCCCGCCACGACCGGTGACTTCGTCGAGCTCGACCTGGTCGCCACGATCGACGGCGACGAGATCGACCGGGCCGAGGGCGTGTCGTACGAGGTCGGCTCCGGCGAGCTCCTCGAGGGCATCGACGAGGCCATCGACTCGCTCACTGCGGGCGAGGACACGACGTTCCGCTCGAAGCTGGTCGGCGGCGACCACGCCGGCGAAGAGGCCGAGGTCTCGGTCACGGTCAACGCCGTCAAGGAGCGCGAGCTCCCCGAGGCCGATGACGACTTCGCCCAGATCGCGAGCGAGTTCGACACGATCGCCGAGCTGCGCGACAGCCTCAAGGAGCGCGTCGGCCAGCAGTCGGTCTTCACGCAGGGCTCTGCGGCGCGCGACAAGCTCGTCGAGCAGCTCCTCGAGCAGGTCGAGATCCCCGTGCCGGCGCAGCTCGTCGAGGACGAGGTGCACAACCACCTCGAGGGCGAGGGCCGTCTGGAGGACGACGTGCACCGCGCCGAGGTGACCGAGGCGAGCGAGAAGCAGTTCCGCACGCAGATGCTCCTCGATGCGATCGCCGAGAAGTTCGAGGTCCAGGTCTCGCAGGACGAGCTCACGCAGTACCTCGTGCAGTCGGCCGCGCAGTACGGCATGGCCCCGCAGGACTTCGTCGACGCCCTGCAGCAGAACAACCAGCTTCCCGCGATCGTCGGCGAGGTCGCCCGCAACAAGGCCCTCGCGGTCGCGCTGGGCAAGGTCTCGGTCGTCGACTCCAACGGCGCTCCCGTCGACCTGACGGGCTTCGTCGCCGTCGACGACGAGACCGCCGCTGAGGACGAGGTCGTCGAAGAGGCCGAGGAGCTTGTGGATGCCGCGGCCGAGGCCGACGAGATCATCGCAGCC